From Granulicella sp. WH15, the proteins below share one genomic window:
- a CDS encoding DUF2007 domain-containing protein, with protein MSTHEIDQNELDENQVIVGRYLDPAEAHMAQGLLESAGLESFLQGENANAIVPMAFRTRLTVRQEDEEAAKALLAGPNLPEEEQAEGNQPGE; from the coding sequence ATGAGCACACACGAGATCGACCAGAACGAGTTGGATGAGAACCAAGTGATTGTGGGACGGTACCTGGACCCGGCCGAGGCGCACATGGCGCAGGGTCTGTTGGAGTCGGCAGGGCTGGAGTCGTTTTTGCAGGGCGAGAACGCCAACGCAATCGTGCCGATGGCGTTCCGCACGCGGTTGACGGTGCGGCAGGAAGATGAGGAGGCGGCGAAGGCGCTGCTGGCCGGTCCCAACCTGCCTGAAGAAGAGCAGGCCGAAGGGAACCAGCCGGGTGAGTAA